The following proteins come from a genomic window of Bradysia coprophila strain Holo2 unplaced genomic scaffold, BU_Bcop_v1 contig_138, whole genome shotgun sequence:
- the LOC119073425 gene encoding talin-2 isoform X1, with amino-acid sequence MATLSLKISLEGGRVTKTIQFDPQTTIFDACKIIRDKFAEAVQGEPSEYGLFVSDEDNKQGVWLESGRNLGYYLLRNHDLLEYRRKLRTLRVRMLDGAVKTILVDDSQPVSQLMVVICTKIGITNHEEYGLVREEVDQQNENLPDNKTGTLTLRRKFAEKERDAKMESLRKKLKTDDEINWVDIGKTLREQGIDESETVLLRRKFFFSDQNIDSRDPVQLNLLYVQARDAILDGTHPVTQEKACEFAGIQVHIQFGDYNENKHKPGFLDLKEFLPPSYSRVKNIEKKVFAEHRRHITMSEIDAKVLYTKTARELPTYGVTFFLVKEKMTGKNKLVPRLLGVTKDSVLRLDERTKEILKVWPLTTVRRWGPSPNTFTLDFGDYADQYYSVQTTEAEQIVQLIAGYIDIILKKKQSKDHFGIEGDEGSTMVEESVAPSKATYLQHETNKIGRINTESLAMPVIMRGSDGERSYTHGDMQTVQYGAIVGQVNLAHQPPTLKEARISSVLSEPQRALLGYISSGQEAISRAETELMTKVPIPDLGYDAQSIEWRETKLDTSKQAVTTHIATMNAATAQVVTASQPDDVDHEAVGAAVSQIAQSIPEVTREVRLIAALMEDDNNGDKLLETARKLCNALSDLLKAAEPESKEPRQSLLNAASRVGEASGQVLHTIGEETAENRELHDMLLALAKAVANTTAALVLRGKAIAADCEDDDLRNQVIGAAGQCALAASQLVACAKVVAPTLQNAACRGQLEAAAREVANTVTKLVEICNQATNNKELKGHLLLAAKEVSKTLTDLLEHISLASRERATRLSEEPSPVESVLVATDLLVSSSDPQEMVKQAHALSHATSYLIQSIKGEAEQQQDSEMQRRLLAAAKQLADATAKMVEAARLCKSSPSDTTHQEALRVAAEELRDITTINANTPQMKRKLIGRLEHCAKRAASCATQCISASQNAVQYSVDRQTKEQLLQDCRRAADMIPRLVNGVKSSLQNPDESSAQLGLIEASEQFVEPGTYVSSSARAFYPTVQDHNASEQLSRCANELSLSVHELGSAAARAREACGGQELESAIEAIYNLRNVLNDTRVAANQDTLRPLPGETAELTSQQLTNNAKGVGISMSQLLSAVSQGERLYAGAAGRDTALALGEFTKSVRGVTATGGNSDIIDHADKVIMCSAKLVEEAQRTLQNVGDSQSLTYAAREVTHAITKCVECLPGQREVDDALRNVNEVSEIVNMGEFPKSDKSYMQLQNELKIAADNLNQAGGDVAKAYSSPAWLATVSQNYSIVYKDLLYAALEMAGQTQDQTAQNNMISGLRGVSATSVSLLSTAKSIAADPGQPNAKNQLSTASRTVTESINYLVDVSTQAAPGQKECDNAIRSIEALRPMLDHPHESLTDQGYYDCVETATEKSRSLGYAISGMIDNAKQSKHVEFGHSVNQVSDSIRGLIESGAQAGYLIGVSHPTSATGRPGIIDQAQLARAYQGIRQNCDIVSSMNTTKQQKITALTVIAKHTSFLCTVCRKASLSTANPVAKNEFIEGAKLVANTTADLVQEVKGLEDDYSAPSKEKFVEPLLDAVNSLCQYASSPEFISIPARISAEGRKAQEPILQAGRGVLDGVIEMVKAAKSLAVAPEDPPVWQQLAMHSKPVSESVKKLVDNIRDKAPGQYQCDQVLETLTKCSRELDSATMSLGNQGLQKRNDNNLKGFTKVVLSSSSELLEKLEPIRMAGKRNAENLGHAVEEISRYIVPMTTSAIGASTHVVHSSQQMVFIDQTKSVVESARELVQVAKEAGGNPKATHLHPRLDDGVDNMREAILELNATVEKLSAESGVVSGLMEQISRSIARITDKRQSLHGVSISEGFVDYQTRMVQNAKDIARLANEMNAKVALDPSKLAQLSVDMTHHYNQLAQDSIGASYTTSSPDSSIRIKTSVLDLGRSVGTLIQAGAGVQPDDPSGQAEVGRGARDVTEKVSQVLAALQAGSRGTQACINAASTVSGIIGDLDTTIMFATAGTLNSDDDGNFADHREHILKTAKALVEDTKVLVAGAAGSQDQLAAAAQNAVTTILQLADAVKRGACSLGSGQPDSQVMVINAVKDVAAALGELINATKLASGKPIHDPAMQDLKETARVMVLNVSSLLKTVKAVEDEHTRGTRAMEATVEAISQEIKTIQSPLAPGTVPSTPEDLIRVTKNVTIATAKAVAAGTSNLQTDIVAAANIGRRAISEMLSVCRSVAWSCAETYDLRQRTLDAGASVAISYRDLLQGVLKGCSADDRMHLSRRVAKCVTDLVAMAQLLKGSDWIDPEDPTVIAENELLGAAASIDAAAKKLANLRPRQQNDIKEADANLQFDEMILEAARGIMAASSALVRAANAAQRELIDQGKVSRTPLTSSDDGQWSEGLISAARLVAAATHSLVEAAQNLVQGIGTEEMLISSAKQVAASTAQLLIACKVKSDPNSETGRRLQSAGNAVIKSTDNLVRAAQQAIDMEEEHILKINTSMVDGMAQEINARSEVLKMEKKLEDARNKLVAIRQAKYRHKVSAGLTDESDGEGYQQPYYQNPQSYQTSSSPQHFHVANRSQNVTPPSPSFHNMSTSTTYQQNNQQTSPRSNRSHVLTANSIPKPYQPSSESSFQPVQQSPIFNRSFNGNSSTQSQANDHSSSSQSYQPVQQLYGQVQKNPQLEACVQDLHEKTFGRSGVLPMSTFKTTSTSSSSGPAFQQHPNDKSFDGYTTRYESKTFSSSDGQPISSINDGFSNMTLSSDGNNVRITDTGSNRLASMTQRVMERKTVTTSSESRMEKQNKQHSYRLE; translated from the exons ATGGCTACATTGTCACTCAAAATTAGCCTTGAAGGTGGCCGAGTCACCAAAACGATACAATTCGATCCGCAAACAACGATATTCGATGCATGCAAAATTATCAGAGATAAATTTGCAGAGGCTGTACAAGGAGAAC CATCCGAGTATGGTTTATTCGTGTCCGACGAAGACAATAAGCAAGGCGTTTGGCTAGAGTCTGGCCGTAATTTAGGATACTATTTGCTACGAAATCATGATCTACTGGAATATAGGCGAAAGTTGCGTACATTACGTGTCCGTATGTTGGATGGTGCTGTTAAAACGATTTTAGTCGATGATTCGCAACCAGTGTCGCAGTTGATGGTCGTAATTTGTACGAAAATCGGTATCACAAATCATGAAGAATATGGATTGGTACGTGAGGAAGTCGATCAACAGAACGAAAATCTACCTGACAATAAAACTGGTACCTTAACATTGAGACGAAAGTTTGCAGAAAAGGAGAGGGATGCTAAAATGGAAAGTTTGaggaaaaagttgaaaacgGATGACGAGA TCAATTGGGTGGACATCGGAAAAACATTGCGTGAACAAGGCATAGACGAATCCGAAACCGTTTTGCTGcgacgaaaattctttttctctgatcaaaatattgattcacGGGATCCAGTCCAATTAAATCTATTGTACGTGCAAGCACGTGATGCCATTCTTGACGGAACGCATCCAGTAACACAAGAAAAAGCCTGTGAATTTGCTGGTATTCAAGTACACATACAATTCGGAGACtacaacgaaaataaacacaaaccGGGATTCTTAGA CCTGAAAGAATTTCTTCCTCCATCATATTCACGGGTCAAGAACatcgaaaagaaagtttttgctGAACATCGTCGGCATATCACAATGTCGGAAATTGACGCTAAAGTATTGTATACGAAAACTGCCCGAGAACTACCGACGTACGGCGTCACCTTTTTCTTGGTGAAGGAGAAAATGActggcaaaaataaattggtacCGCGACTGTTGGGCGTTACCAAAGATTCGGTATTAAGATTGGACGAACGCACAAAGGAAATATTGAAAGTTTGGCCGTTGACAACTGTACGACGCTGGGGTCCATCACCAAACACATTCACGTTGGACTTCGGTGATTATGCCGATCAATATTACTCAGTCCAGACTACCGAGGCCGAGCAAATCGTTCAACTGATCGCCGGTTACATTGACatcattttgaaaaagaagCAAAGCAAAGATCATTTCGGCATCGAAGGTGACGAGGGATCCACTATGGTGGAAGAAAGTGTGGCTCCGTCGAA AGCAACATATTTGCAACATGAGACGAACAAAATCGGTAGAATAAATACTGAATCGTTGGCTATGCCGGTCATTATGAGAGGATCCGACG GCGAAAGATCGTATACACACGGCGACATGCAAACAGTTCAATACGGCGCTATCGTTGGTCAAGTGAATTTGGCTCATCAACCTCCAACG TTGAAAGAAGCCCGAATCAGTTCTGTCTTGAGTGAACCGCAACGAGCTCTTTTGGGTTACATTTCGTCTGGTCAAGAAGCCATTTCGCGGGCCGAAACGGAACTGATGACGAAG GTTCCGATACCAGATCTTGGCTACGATGCCCAATCGATCGAATGGCGTGAAACGAAACTGGATACGTCTAAGCAAGCCGTTACCACCCACATAGCAACAATGAACGCTGCAACAGCTCAAGTGGTTACTGCATCGCAACCGGATGACGTTGATCATGAAGCAGTTGGTGCCGCTGTATCCCAAATTGCTCAGAGTATACCAGAGGTCACCAGAGAAGTTCGATTGATCGCAGCATTGATGGAAGACGATAACAATGGCGATAAATTACTCGAAACAGCGAGGAAATTGTGCAATGCCTTGAGCGACTTACTGAAAGCTGCCGAACCGGAAAGCAAGGAACCAAGGCAAAGTCTGTTGAATGCTGCGAGTCGAGTGGGTGAAGCTAGTGGTCAGGTTCTGCACACGATTGGCGAAGAGACTGCAGAGAATCGGGAACTTCACGACATGTTGTTGGCGTTGGCTAAAGCTGTTGCAAATACTACAGCTGCTTTGGTTTTGAGAGGAAAAGCGATCGCAGCTGATTGCGAAGATGATGATTTACGAAATCAAGTCATTGGTGCGGCTGGTCAATGTGCTTTAGCTGCGTCTCAATTGGTTGCATGTGCCAAAGTTGTAGCACCAACCCTCCAAAACGCTGCATGTCGAGGACAGTTAGAAGCCGCTGCCCGTGAAGTAGCAAATACGGTTACAAAATTGGTCGAAATATGCAATCAAGCAACAAACAATAAAGAGCTCAAGGGTCATCTACTTTTGGCTGCCAAGGAAGTTTCCAAAACTTTGACTGATTTGCTGGAGCACATATCGTTGGCGTCCAGAGAAAGAGCAACGCGATTGTCTGAAGAACCAAGTCCCGTTGAAAGTGTTCTAGTCGCCACAGATTTGCTTGTTTCTTCATCCGATCCACAAGAAATGGTTAAACAAGCACATGCTCTAAGTCATGCCACATCATACCTTATTCAAAGTATTAAAGGTGAAGCTGAACAACAACAGGATTCAGAAATGCAACGTCGATTATTGGCTGCAGCTAAGCAGCTAGCCGATGCTACTGCTAAAATGGTTGAAGCTGCACGATTATGCAAAAGTAGCCCGAGTGACACAACTCATCAAGAAGCTCTGCGTGTTGCTGCCGAAGAATTGCGTGACATAACAACCATCAATGCGAATACACCACAAATGAAGCGGAAATTGATTGGTCGCCTAGAACATTGTGCTAAGCGTGCAGCTTCCTGTGCCACTCAATGTATATCCGCGTCGCAAAATGCTGTTCAATACAGTGTTGATCGACAGACAAAAGAACAACTGCTACAAGATTGTCGTAGAGCAGCTGACATGATTCCTCGCCTTGTGAATGGCGTTAAAAGCTCATTGCAAAACCCAGACGAGTCGTCAGCTCAGCTCGGACTCATTGAAGCTTCCGAACAATTTGTTGAGCCGGGAACATATGTCTCGTCTTCAGCTAGAGCATTTTATCCCACTGTACAAGACCACAATGCTTCCGAACAATTATCTCGATGTGCCAACGAATTAAGTCTGTCCGTTCACGAACTAGGATCGGCTGCTGCAAGAGCTAGAGAAGCATGTGGTGGACAAGAATTGGAATCAGCCATTGAAGCGATATACAATTTGCGAAATGTATTGAATGACACCAGAGTTGCTGCGAATCAAGACACTTTAAGACCACTTCCAGGAGAGACTGCCGAATTAACTTCGCAACAGTTGACCAACAATGCTAAGGGTGTTGGTATTTCAATGTCACAACTGTTATCAGCTGTCTCACAAGGTGAGCGCTTGTATGCTGGCGCTGCTGGTCGTGACACTGCCCTAGCGTTGGGAGAATTTACGAAAAGTGTTCGAGGCGTCACTGCAACAGGTGGTAATTCTGATATAATTGATCATGCCGATAAGGTAATCATGTGTTCAGCAAAATTGGTGGAAGAAGCTCAGAGAACGCTTCAAAACGTTGGTGATTCACAATCGCTTACATATGCGGCAAGAGAAGTAACCCACGcaattacaaaatgtgtcgaaTGTTTGCCGGGACAACGAGAAGTTGACGATGCTTTAAGAAATGTCAACGAAGTCAGTGAGATCGTGAATATGGGCGAATTTCCAAAATCCGATAAATCGTACATGCAACTCCAAAATGAACTTAAAATCGCTGCTGATAATTTGAATCAAGCCGGTGGGGATGTCGCGAAAGCCTACTCCAGTCCAGCATGGCTAGCAACGGTTTCCCAGAACTATAGTATCGTTTACAAGGACCTTTTGTATGCTGCCTTAGAGATGGCTGGTCAAACTCAAGATCAAACGGCCCAAAATAATATGATAAGCGGACTGAGAGGAGTATCTGCTACGTCTGTTTCGTTACTGTCAACTGCTAAGTCTATTGCTGCAGATCCTGGACAACCAAATGCAAAAAATCAATTGTCAACAGCCTCTCGGACAGTTACCGAAAGTATCAATTATTTGGTGGATGTCAGTACACAGGCAGCTCCAGGTCAGAAAGAATGTGACAATGCAATTCGATCAATTGAAGCTCTCCGACCAATGCTTGATCATCCACACGAATCGCTCACCGACCAAGGCTACTATGATTGTGTTGAAACCGCTACCGAAAAGTCTCGTTCGCTCGGTTATGCCATATCTGGAATGATCGACAATGCTAAACAGTCAAAACATGTTGAGTTCGGTCATTCAGTCAATCAAGTTTCTGACTCGATTCGCGGTTTAATAGAATCGGGTGCACAAGCAGGATATCTAATCGGAGTATCACATCCCACTAGCGCTACCGGTCGTCCTGGTATCATTGATCAAGCACAACTCGCGCGTGCATATCAAGGAATTCGACAAAATTGCGACATTGTCAGCAGCATGAACACAACTAAACAACAGAAGATTACGGCTTTGACTGTAATAGCCAAACACACCTCATTTCTATGTACCGTTTGTCGGAAAGCAAGTCTCAGTACTGCGAATCCAGTagcgaaaaatgaattcattgaagGGGCGAAGCTTGTAGCCAACACAACGGCTGATTTGGTACAAGAAGTCAAAGGATTGGAGGATGACTACAGTGCTCCATCGAAAGAGAAATTCGTTGAACCACTCCTAGATGCTGTAAATTCATTGTGTCAATACGCTTCAAGTCCCGAATTCATATCGATTCCGGCTCGCATATCAGCTGAAGGACGCAAAGCACAAGAACCAATTCTACAAGCTGGTCGCGGAGTTTTGGACGGTGTTATTGAAATGGTCAAAGCTGCAAAGTCATTAGCTGTAGCTCCAGAAGATCCACCAGTATGGCAACAGTTGGCAATGCACAGTAAACCCGTGTCcgaaagtgtgaagaaactcgTCGACAACATCCGTGATAAAGCACCGGGTCAGTATCAATGCGATCAAGTGTTGGAGACCTTGACGAAATGTTCGCGAGAACTTGACAGTGCCACAATGTCGCTCGGTAATCAAGGTTTGCAGAAGAGAAATGACAATAACTTGAAGGGATTCACCAAAGTAGTACTTAGCTCGTCCTCTGAATTGCTTGAAAAGTTGGAACCAATTCGTATGGCAGGAAAGCGCAATGCCGAAAATTTGGGTCATGCTGTCGAAGAAATTTCTCGGTACATTGTGCCAATGACAACATCAGCTATTGGTGCCAGTACCCATGTGGTGCATTCAAGTCAACAAATGGTGTTCATCGATCAAACGAAATCGGTCGTCGAAAGCGCAAGAGAACTTGTACAAGTTGCTAAAGAAGCCGGTGGTAATCCAAAAGCTACTCATCTTCATCCCCGTCTAGACGACGGTGTCGATAATATGAGAGAAGCAATTCTAGAATTGAATGCAACAGTTGAAAAATTATCGGCCGAAAGTGGTGTCGTTAGCGGATTAATGGAACAAATATCTCGTTCGATTGCACGCATTACAGATAAACGACAGTCACTCCATGGCGTATCTATATCCGAAGGATTCGTTGACTACCAGACGAGAATGGTTCAAAATGCTAAAGACATTGCTCGACTGGCGAATGAAATGAATGCCAAAGTGGCGTTAGATCCATCGAAATTGGCACAGCTATCCGTTGATATGACACACCATTACAACCAATTGGCACAGGATTCGATTGGAGCTTCATACACAACATCGTCACCCGACTCATCGATTCGCATCAAAACATCAGTATTAGACTTGGGACGATCTGTTGGTACATTGATTCAAGCCGGCGCTGGTGTTCAACCAGACGATCCATCTGGTCAGGCAGAAGTTGGACGCGGTGCTCGTGATGTCACCGAGAAAGTATCACAAGTTTTAGCTGCATTGCAGGCCGGCTCACGTGGTACTCAAGCATGTATCAATGCTGCCAGTACTGTGTCTGGAATCATTGGAGACTTGGACACTACGATCATGTTTGCTACAGCTG GTACTTTAAATTCGGACGATGATGGAAACTTCGCTGATCATCGCGAGCATATATTGAAAACTGCTAAGGCTCTTGTCGAAGACACTAAGGTCTTGGTAGCAGGTGCGGCAGGATCTCAAGATCAATTGGCAGCAGCTGCACAAAACGCTGTTACAACCATTT TGCAATTAGCTGATGCTGTTAAACGTGGTGCATGTAGCTTGGgatcaggtcaacctgacTCTCAAGTTATGGTGATCAATGCCGTTAAAGATGTGGCCGCCGCTCTGGGTGAATTAATTAATGCTACAAAATTGGCATCGGGCAAACCAATTCATGATCCGGCCATGCAAGATTTGAAAGAAACTGCACGG GTGATGGTATTGAATGTATCATCGTTACTGAAAACGGTCAAAGCTGTCGAAGATGAACATACTCGTGGAACGCGAGCAATGGAAGCGACAGTTGAAGCGATTTCACAGGAAATAAAG ACAATACAATCACCGCTTGCACCGGGTACAGTTCCCTCAACACCTGAAGATCTAATTCGTGTCACCAAAAATGTGACCATAGCAACTGCAAAGGCGGTTGCTGCCGGAACATCAAATCTACAAACTGACATTGTTGCAGCCGCCAACATTGGACGTCGTGCCATATCGGAAATGCTATCAGTATGCCGTTCGGTTGCATGGAGCTGTGCCGAAACGTATGATTTACGTCAGCGTACACTAGATGCCGGTGCATCAGTTGCAATATCGTATCGAGATTTATTGCAAGGAGTACTGAAGGGATGCAGTGCCGACGATCGAATGCATTTGTCACGACGTGTGGCCAAATGTGTTACGGATTTGGTAGCAATGGCGCAGTTGCTTAAAGGATCGGATTGGATTGATCCGGAAGATCCTACGGTTATTGCTGAAAATGAATTGTTGGGTGCTGCTGCATCAATTGACGCTGCCGCCAAGAAATTGGCAAACTTGAGACCGAGACAACAAAACGATATTAAG GAAGCGGACGCAAACTTACAATTCGACGAAATGATATTGGAAGCTGCTCGTGGCATCATGGCTGCCTCGTCGGCATTGGTGAGAGCTGCAAATGCTGCACAACGCGAACTGATCGATCAAGGAAAAGTGTCTCGTACTCCGTTAACCTCATCCGATGATGGACAATGGTCTGAAGGACTAATATCAGCTGCTCGACTAGTCGCAGCTGCTACACACAGTTTGGTGGAGGCTGCCCAAAATTTGGTGCAAGGAATCGGCACCGAAGAAATGCTTATTTCGTCAGCCAAACAAGTCGCTGCCTCTACAGCCCAGCTTCTAATTGCGTGCAAAGTCAAATCAGATCCAAACTCAGAAACTGGACGACGGTTACAATCGGCTGGTAATGCTGTCATTAAATCTACGGACAATTTGGTTCGGGCCGCTCAGCAAGCAATTGACATGGAGGAGGAACATATTCTGAAAATCAATACCAGCATGGTTGACGGTATGGCACAAGAAATTAATGCTCGCTCGGAAgtgttgaaaatggaaaagaaactGGAAGATGCTCGGAACAAATTAGTTGCCATCAGACAAGCTAAGTATCGCCATAAAGTGTCGGCTGGCCTAACCGATGAGAGTGACGGCGAAGGGTATCAACAGCCGTATTATCAAAATCCTCAATCATACCAAACATCGTCGTCTCCGCAACACTTCCACGTAGCAAATCGATCACAAAACGTAACGCCACCATCGCCAAGTTTTCACAATATGTCCACGTCAACCACCTACCAGCAAAACAATCAGCAAACGAGTCCGCGATCAAATCGATCGCACGTGCTAACAGCCAATTCAATCCCGAAACCATATCAACCATCGTCTGAATCGTCATTTCAACCGGTACAACAGAGTCCCATATTCAATCGCTCATTCAACGGCAATTCATCAACGCAAAGTCAAGCGAATGATCACAGTTCGTCCAGTCAATCCTATCAACCGGTCCAACAACTATACGGCCAAGTGCAAAAGAATCCACAACTGGAAGCCTGTGTCCAAGATTTACACGAGAAAACATTCGGCCGAAGCGGAGTATTACCAATGAGCACATTCAAAACAACATCGACATCGTCTAGCAGCGGTCCAGCTTTTCAGCAACATCCAAACGATAAATCTTTTGACGGATATACAACGAG ATACGAATCAAAAACGTTCAGTTCCAGCGATGGACAACCCATAAGTTCCATAAACGATGGCTTCTCCAACATGACCTTATCCTCTGATGGCAATAATGTACGAATAACCGACACCGGTTCGAATCGATTAGCGTCGATGACGCAACGAGTAATGGAACGAAAAACAGTCACAACATCATCCGAATCGAGAATGGAAAAGCAAAACAAGCAACATTCGTATCGATTGGAGTAA